Proteins encoded together in one Lysinibacter cavernae window:
- a CDS encoding L-ribulose-5-phosphate 4-epimerase, whose protein sequence is MNTHTLDLDSAVIATRAEVAELHAELVRYGLVAWTGGNISGRVPGHELMVIKPSGVSYDNLTPENMILCTLDGVVVAGTLGSENSPSSDTAAHAYVYRNMPEVGGVVHTHSTYAVAWAARGEPIPCVITAMADEFGGDVPIGPFAIIGDDSIGKGIVETLTGHRSRAVLMQNHGPFTIGRDASDAVKAAVMLEDVARTVHVARSGGELVSIPQDRIDSLFHRYQHVYGQH, encoded by the coding sequence CCCACACGCTTGATTTGGATTCGGCAGTCATCGCGACTCGCGCTGAGGTTGCAGAGCTCCATGCTGAGCTCGTGCGATACGGACTCGTGGCGTGGACAGGGGGGAACATCTCGGGACGCGTGCCAGGGCACGAACTCATGGTCATTAAGCCGAGCGGTGTGAGTTATGACAACCTCACCCCGGAGAACATGATCCTCTGCACCCTCGACGGCGTGGTTGTTGCGGGTACGCTCGGTTCCGAGAATTCACCGTCAAGTGATACGGCTGCGCACGCCTACGTGTACCGCAATATGCCTGAGGTTGGGGGAGTTGTGCATACTCACTCGACCTACGCCGTGGCCTGGGCGGCGCGCGGCGAGCCGATTCCGTGCGTGATCACGGCTATGGCGGATGAGTTTGGTGGCGACGTCCCGATTGGTCCATTTGCCATCATTGGCGACGACTCAATCGGAAAAGGCATCGTTGAAACGCTGACCGGTCACCGGTCGCGGGCCGTCCTCATGCAAAACCATGGTCCGTTTACGATCGGGCGCGATGCAAGCGATGCGGTGAAAGCCGCGGTCATGCTCGAGGATGTGGCCCGCACGGTGCACGTCGCTCGAAGCGGTGGCGAGCTTGTGTCGATTCCACAGGACCGCATTGATTCCCTGTTTCATCGCTACCAGCATGTCTACGGCCAACACTAA
- the araA gene encoding L-arabinose isomerase: MTRTPLTTSLDDYEVWFLTGSQAMYGEETLRQVAEQSLDLAAQLSDAAGMPIRVVWKPVLTDPAAIRRQVLDANADDRLVGVITWMHTFSPAKMWISGLDLLRKPMLHLHTQHNVELPWATIDFDFMNLNQAAHGDREFGYMLTRLGVARKTVVGHVSNPAVVAKVAAWARAAAGWAAVHTLKLARFGDNMRFVGVTEGDKTEAEIRFGVQVNTWGVNELVEAVDAATDADVDALVAEYERLYDVADELRRGGERHESLRYSARIELGLLSFLEAGGFGAFTTSFEDLGGLRQLPGLAVQRLMAAGYGFGAEGDWKTAVLVRAAKVMGAGLPGGASLMEDYTYDMTPGRERVLGAHMLEVCPSLTTTRPRIEVHELGIGGKEDPVRMVFDADAREGIVVAMSDLRDRFRLTANVVDVVPLPEPLPNLPVARAVWSPRPNFETSAAAWLVAGAAHHTVMSTQVGAEVFTDFADMAGVELLLIDEDTTLRGFEREVRWNAAYHRLNQAL; this comes from the coding sequence ATGACGAGAACTCCTCTCACAACTTCCCTCGATGACTACGAGGTTTGGTTCCTCACCGGTAGCCAGGCTATGTATGGCGAAGAGACGCTTCGGCAGGTTGCTGAACAATCGCTTGACCTCGCAGCCCAACTCTCCGATGCCGCAGGCATGCCTATTAGGGTGGTCTGGAAGCCGGTGCTCACCGACCCCGCGGCGATCCGTCGTCAGGTGCTCGACGCAAACGCCGATGATCGCCTGGTTGGCGTCATCACCTGGATGCATACCTTCTCGCCAGCGAAGATGTGGATCTCAGGTCTTGACCTCCTGCGAAAGCCAATGCTGCACCTGCATACCCAGCACAACGTGGAGTTGCCGTGGGCGACCATCGACTTTGATTTCATGAACCTGAATCAGGCCGCCCACGGCGACCGGGAGTTTGGGTACATGCTGACCCGTCTCGGTGTGGCCAGGAAGACGGTTGTTGGGCACGTATCAAACCCGGCCGTGGTCGCAAAGGTTGCCGCGTGGGCTCGCGCTGCCGCTGGCTGGGCAGCAGTGCATACGCTGAAACTCGCACGATTTGGCGATAACATGCGGTTTGTTGGGGTCACGGAGGGTGATAAGACCGAGGCGGAGATCCGCTTTGGCGTTCAGGTCAACACATGGGGTGTGAACGAATTAGTTGAGGCCGTTGATGCCGCCACCGACGCGGACGTTGACGCCCTTGTTGCCGAATATGAGCGCCTCTACGACGTTGCCGATGAGCTCCGCCGCGGCGGCGAGCGTCACGAGTCACTCCGATACTCGGCTCGTATCGAGCTTGGGCTCTTGAGTTTCCTCGAAGCAGGGGGCTTTGGTGCCTTTACCACTAGCTTTGAGGACCTTGGCGGACTCCGCCAGCTTCCGGGCCTCGCTGTGCAGCGCCTCATGGCCGCTGGCTATGGATTTGGCGCAGAGGGAGACTGGAAGACTGCCGTTTTGGTGCGTGCGGCAAAGGTGATGGGAGCCGGATTGCCTGGCGGCGCATCCCTGATGGAGGACTACACCTATGACATGACGCCTGGCAGGGAGCGCGTGCTCGGGGCTCATATGCTCGAGGTGTGCCCGAGCCTGACGACGACGCGTCCACGGATTGAAGTGCATGAGCTGGGAATCGGTGGCAAGGAAGACCCGGTGCGCATGGTTTTTGACGCGGATGCCCGTGAGGGAATTGTTGTGGCCATGTCTGATTTGCGTGACCGGTTCCGGCTCACGGCAAACGTTGTGGATGTTGTGCCGTTGCCTGAACCGCTCCCAAACCTCCCTGTTGCCCGGGCCGTTTGGAGTCCGCGTCCGAACTTCGAGACGTCGGCCGCCGCGTGGCTTGTTGCCGGCGCGGCTCACCACACGGTCATGAGCACGCAGGTTGGCGCTGAGGTGTTCACCGACTTTGCTGACATGGCCGGTGTTGAGTTGTTGCTGATTGACGAGGACACGACGCTGCGTGGGTTTGAGCGAGAGGTGCGATGGAATGCCGCGTATCACCGGCTCAACCAGGCGTTGTAG
- a CDS encoding universal stress protein, whose protein sequence is MRYVVGYTADDRGRNAIDLAVAFARGQEATLSLVMVLPPNEPFQAVYPPTNDYDDILAGQAKTWLIEGVALVPEGINTTAEIRYAHSFAEGLMASAAEQRAAMIVIGTAKGALFQRSTVGSVANGLLHASTTPVAIAPLGYQPSREISRITSAVGNRQGADDALEVAITSALNRNIPLRIISLLALDTSSSDARDRAQSHADRIREDVLARVEGAIDVTAFAAHGRTIEEAVETLDWDDSEIVIVGSSRLAERSKLFMGSTANKMLRVLPVPMVVVPRQYTIPDHLNPFVSADELNLESFEGEG, encoded by the coding sequence ATGAGATACGTTGTTGGGTACACGGCAGACGACAGGGGTCGTAACGCCATCGATCTTGCTGTGGCGTTCGCGCGGGGCCAAGAGGCCACGCTGAGCCTGGTCATGGTGCTTCCACCAAACGAGCCGTTTCAGGCGGTGTATCCGCCAACAAACGATTATGACGATATCTTGGCCGGTCAAGCGAAAACGTGGCTGATCGAGGGCGTCGCGTTGGTTCCCGAAGGTATCAACACGACGGCGGAGATCAGATACGCGCACTCTTTCGCCGAGGGACTCATGGCTTCAGCCGCCGAACAACGCGCGGCCATGATCGTGATTGGCACGGCAAAGGGCGCTCTTTTTCAGCGTTCAACTGTTGGCAGCGTGGCAAACGGCCTCCTGCACGCTTCAACCACGCCGGTTGCCATCGCCCCACTCGGATACCAACCGTCTCGGGAAATCTCCAGAATTACGAGCGCAGTTGGCAACAGGCAAGGAGCAGATGATGCTCTTGAAGTTGCCATCACATCCGCGCTGAACCGCAACATCCCACTTCGTATTATTTCGCTCCTTGCCCTTGACACGAGCAGCTCAGACGCCCGCGACCGTGCGCAGAGTCACGCCGACAGAATCCGAGAGGATGTGCTGGCGAGGGTTGAAGGCGCGATTGACGTCACAGCCTTTGCGGCACACGGTCGAACTATCGAAGAGGCCGTCGAGACCCTTGACTGGGATGACAGCGAGATTGTCATTGTTGGCTCAAGCCGCCTTGCCGAGCGCAGCAAGCTTTTCATGGGGAGCACCGCAAACAAGATGCTGAGGGTGCTGCCGGTTCCGATGGTTGTGGTTCCTCGGCAATACACCATTCCAGACCACCTCAACCCGTTCGTCAGTGCCGACGAACTTAACCTCGAATCCTTCGAAGGGGAGGGATAA
- a CDS encoding amino acid permease: protein MTNVVEQPSTIDDSGITKKGLPQGTVGVLGALVIGLSCCAPAYTLTAAVGPAASEVGVQTPAIFLMGFIPMFLVALGYRALNDSMPDSGTSFTWGTRAFGPWIGWMGGWGLIAATVLVLSNLAGIAVEFLYLALSIMFNNPSIAELSDNVGINIATCLGFMAMATVISYRGMTSTKIFQYVTVAFQMAVLVWFIVAMFIGAADPKNTESIPVDISWFNPLEVSSFGVFSAGIAVSIFVYWGWDTVLTMNEETKESKGRFSTASKAATILIIMLVVLYVTLATAAVSFAGVGDGPTGLGNPKIAENVFAALAHPVMGGAAIFLAFAVLLSSVASIQSTAVSPARTLLAMAHYKALPPQLAKIHPRFKSPHVALLVSSAVASVFYAIMRVVSEDALWDTILSLGMMVCFYYGVTALASVAYFRKTAFSSWKDALAKIILPGIGGVILFITFIQTTIDSMQPSFGSGKEVFGVGLVFVLGMTVILAGIVTMIVQSRIRPDFFKGKILKRGTHKAGDK from the coding sequence GTGACAAACGTCGTGGAACAACCGTCAACAATTGACGACAGCGGCATCACCAAAAAGGGGCTGCCGCAGGGGACCGTTGGTGTGCTCGGCGCCCTGGTCATTGGCCTGTCATGCTGTGCACCCGCCTACACGCTGACCGCGGCCGTTGGTCCGGCAGCAAGCGAAGTTGGAGTCCAAACTCCGGCCATCTTCCTCATGGGCTTCATCCCGATGTTCCTGGTTGCCCTCGGCTACCGGGCACTTAATGATTCGATGCCAGACTCCGGAACCTCGTTTACCTGGGGAACGCGAGCCTTTGGCCCATGGATCGGCTGGATGGGCGGGTGGGGACTCATCGCCGCAACCGTTCTTGTACTGTCGAACCTGGCAGGTATCGCGGTTGAATTCCTCTATCTGGCCCTGTCAATCATGTTCAATAATCCGTCGATTGCTGAGCTGAGTGACAATGTTGGTATCAACATCGCCACGTGTCTAGGGTTCATGGCGATGGCTACCGTCATCTCGTACCGGGGAATGACCTCAACGAAGATTTTTCAGTACGTCACGGTTGCCTTCCAAATGGCGGTGCTTGTCTGGTTCATCGTCGCGATGTTTATTGGCGCGGCCGACCCAAAAAACACCGAGTCTATCCCGGTTGATATCTCCTGGTTCAACCCGCTCGAAGTCAGCAGTTTTGGCGTGTTCTCGGCCGGCATCGCGGTCTCGATTTTTGTCTATTGGGGCTGGGATACCGTGCTCACGATGAACGAAGAAACCAAAGAGTCTAAGGGGCGCTTTTCAACCGCAAGCAAAGCGGCGACCATCCTCATCATCATGCTTGTTGTGCTGTACGTGACCCTCGCGACCGCCGCGGTTTCGTTTGCCGGCGTTGGCGACGGGCCGACCGGCCTCGGCAATCCAAAGATCGCCGAGAACGTGTTTGCAGCCCTTGCCCATCCCGTGATGGGCGGTGCCGCTATCTTCCTCGCGTTTGCGGTGCTCCTGAGCTCAGTGGCATCGATCCAGTCGACCGCCGTATCGCCAGCCCGCACGCTGCTTGCGATGGCCCACTACAAGGCGCTTCCTCCACAGCTGGCCAAGATCCACCCCCGCTTCAAGTCGCCGCACGTCGCGCTGCTGGTGTCGTCGGCTGTTGCCTCGGTGTTTTATGCCATCATGCGCGTGGTGAGCGAAGACGCGTTGTGGGACACGATCCTGTCACTCGGCATGATGGTGTGCTTCTACTACGGTGTTACGGCCCTTGCGAGTGTTGCCTACTTCAGGAAGACGGCCTTCAGCTCCTGGAAGGATGCACTGGCCAAGATCATCCTTCCCGGCATTGGTGGTGTGATCCTGTTCATCACCTTTATCCAAACCACGATCGATAGCATGCAGCCGTCGTTCGGCTCAGGCAAAGAAGTGTTTGGCGTCGGGCTGGTCTTTGTGCTCGGAATGACGGTTATTCTTGCCGGTATCGTGACGATGATCGTGCAGTCCCGCATCCGACCAGACTTCTTCAAGGGGAAGATTCTCAAACGGGGAACCCATAAAGCCGGAGACAAATAG
- the map gene encoding type I methionyl aminopeptidase: MIELRTPAEIEAMKPAGEFVASTLTALHQRATVGMNLLELDKIAHRLIRERGAESCYLDYAPSFGSGPFGYVLCTSVNDAVLHGKPHSYSLQDGDLLTLDFAASVDGWVADSAISFVVGTPDPRDLALIDATERALAAAIEVAVVGNKTGDLSHAIGSVAADAGLSVNLEFGGHGVGRTMHGDPHVANDGRQGRGYPLREGLVIAIEPWFMQSTDKLVTAADGWTLKSADGSRTAHSEHTIAITADGPIVLTQRAE; encoded by the coding sequence ATGATTGAACTACGCACGCCGGCAGAGATCGAAGCGATGAAGCCGGCGGGGGAGTTTGTCGCCTCAACCCTGACCGCGCTTCATCAGCGCGCGACGGTTGGTATGAATCTTCTTGAGCTCGACAAGATTGCGCACCGTCTCATCCGCGAGCGGGGTGCGGAGTCGTGCTACCTCGATTACGCGCCTTCCTTCGGCTCTGGACCCTTTGGATACGTCCTGTGCACCTCGGTCAACGATGCCGTGCTCCACGGCAAGCCGCATTCGTACAGCCTGCAAGACGGTGACCTGCTCACCCTTGACTTCGCGGCCAGCGTGGATGGGTGGGTTGCAGATTCCGCGATCAGTTTTGTGGTCGGTACGCCAGACCCTCGCGACCTTGCGCTCATCGACGCGACCGAGCGAGCGCTCGCGGCCGCAATCGAGGTTGCCGTCGTTGGCAATAAGACTGGAGATCTTTCGCATGCCATTGGCTCGGTCGCTGCGGATGCCGGGCTCAGCGTCAACCTCGAGTTTGGTGGTCACGGTGTCGGCCGGACCATGCACGGCGACCCGCACGTTGCGAATGATGGACGCCAAGGGCGCGGTTACCCGCTGCGCGAAGGCCTCGTGATCGCAATCGAGCCGTGGTTTATGCAGAGCACCGACAAGCTTGTTACGGCGGCCGACGGGTGGACGCTGAAGAGCGCCGATGGAAGTCGAACGGCGCACTCAGAGCACACCATCGCGATCACCGCTGATGGTCCGATTGTCCTGACGCAGCGCGCGGAGTAG
- a CDS encoding CPBP family intramembrane glutamic endopeptidase — MTTNSAAEAAAPAAKSATSTPPLTNGRLWSEILIVLGLSLGASAVYSIVSIVNRLTREEALSDQSATINESMSERPIFDLIYQLLSIGFGLVPVALVCYLLWSATKPHLSRLGLGQRGLAKDVGLAFALSAAIGIPGLALYLGSRALGINTTVVPTALDTYWWTVPVLILAALKAALLEEIIVVGYLFARLRDLAWKPWQIILGSAVLRGSYHLYQGFGGFIGNVAMGLVFGYFYQRFGRTRPLIIAHWILDIVSFVGYSWAAQTFPELFGLK, encoded by the coding sequence ATGACGACGAACAGTGCGGCTGAGGCGGCCGCCCCAGCCGCGAAGAGCGCCACATCCACCCCTCCGTTGACAAACGGTCGCTTGTGGAGCGAGATCCTCATCGTGCTTGGCCTCTCGCTTGGGGCGTCTGCGGTGTACTCCATCGTGTCAATTGTGAACCGCCTCACCAGGGAGGAGGCGCTCTCAGACCAAAGCGCGACCATCAACGAGTCGATGTCAGAGCGCCCCATATTTGACCTGATCTACCAGCTACTCTCCATTGGCTTTGGGCTGGTGCCCGTCGCACTCGTGTGTTATCTCCTTTGGTCTGCGACCAAACCGCACCTGTCACGCCTTGGGCTCGGCCAGCGCGGCCTGGCAAAGGACGTTGGCCTTGCCTTCGCGCTGTCGGCTGCCATCGGAATCCCAGGCCTCGCCCTCTATCTTGGCTCGCGAGCGCTCGGAATCAACACTACGGTTGTACCGACGGCCCTCGATACCTACTGGTGGACGGTGCCCGTGCTCATCCTTGCGGCGCTCAAGGCGGCCCTGCTCGAAGAGATCATCGTCGTCGGCTACCTCTTTGCGCGGCTTCGTGATCTCGCCTGGAAACCGTGGCAGATCATCCTCGGCAGCGCGGTGCTCCGCGGCAGTTACCATCTCTATCAGGGATTCGGGGGGTTCATCGGCAACGTCGCAATGGGCCTCGTCTTTGGGTATTTCTACCAGAGGTTTGGGCGCACTCGTCCGCTCATCATCGCGCACTGGATACTCGACATTGTGAGCTTTGTTGGATACTCGTGGGCCGCCCAGACGTTCCCAGAACTGTTTGGGCTCAAGTAG
- a CDS encoding ABC transporter substrate-binding protein, producing the protein MLCPLSSLSGGKLTRTTKGLASAALITASALVLAGCAGGDSSDDSSSGDALTIGTSDPVFALDPAAAYDNGSWQVMIQVYPFLMNSPYGSAEVEPDIATSAEFTAPTEYTVKLKEGLKFANGNDLTASDVKFTFDRQLKIKDDNGPWGLLENLESTEAVDDTTVVFHLKQENDQTFPQVLSSPVAPIVDEDVFPADKVLADADIVKEKPFAGQYTIESFKLNDLISYKAFDGYDGLLGAPKTSDVTVKYFTNENNLRLAIQEKAVDVATRQLSATDVEDLAKNEDLKVYKGPGGEIRFIVYNFNTQPFGATTAEADPAKALAVRQATADLIDRDALSEQVFKGTYTPLYSYVPEGLPGATQSLKGLYGDGEGGPDGARAAERLKAAGVETPVTLNLQYNPDHYGASSAEEYALIKSQLEEGGLFKVDLQATEWTQFNKDRVQDLYPLHQLGWFPDYSDADNYLTPFFIDGGFLMNHYSNEEVNELIRSQLATVDRDERIGKIEQIQDLVAADLSTLPTTQGTQVAVAVKDVKGVEDTLDASFKFRFGPLSK; encoded by the coding sequence ATGTTGTGCCCGTTGTCGTCTCTTTCAGGAGGAAAATTGACTCGCACCACGAAGGGCCTTGCTTCGGCAGCCCTCATTACCGCTAGCGCGCTGGTTCTTGCCGGCTGCGCTGGCGGCGACAGCTCCGACGATTCGTCGTCGGGTGACGCCCTGACCATCGGCACGAGCGACCCAGTATTCGCGCTCGACCCGGCAGCGGCATACGACAACGGTTCATGGCAGGTCATGATCCAGGTTTACCCGTTCCTCATGAACAGCCCGTACGGCAGCGCAGAGGTCGAGCCCGACATCGCGACGTCGGCCGAGTTCACCGCACCGACGGAATACACCGTGAAGCTGAAAGAGGGACTCAAGTTTGCCAACGGCAACGACCTCACCGCTTCTGATGTGAAGTTCACGTTTGACCGCCAGTTGAAGATCAAGGACGATAACGGACCATGGGGTCTGCTTGAAAACCTTGAGAGCACCGAAGCCGTCGACGACACGACTGTTGTATTCCACCTCAAGCAGGAGAACGACCAGACGTTCCCTCAGGTGCTTTCGAGCCCAGTAGCTCCTATCGTTGACGAAGACGTCTTCCCAGCTGACAAGGTTCTTGCTGACGCGGACATCGTAAAAGAAAAGCCGTTTGCCGGCCAGTACACGATTGAGTCGTTCAAGCTGAACGACCTCATTTCGTACAAGGCGTTTGACGGATACGACGGCCTCCTTGGCGCTCCCAAGACGAGCGACGTTACGGTGAAGTACTTCACCAACGAGAACAACCTGCGTCTGGCTATCCAGGAGAAGGCCGTTGACGTTGCAACCCGTCAGCTATCCGCCACCGATGTTGAAGACCTCGCAAAGAACGAAGACCTCAAGGTCTACAAGGGTCCTGGTGGAGAAATCCGCTTCATCGTGTACAACTTCAACACGCAGCCGTTTGGCGCAACGACCGCAGAAGCCGACCCAGCGAAGGCACTCGCCGTTCGCCAGGCGACTGCCGACCTGATCGACCGTGACGCACTGTCTGAACAGGTCTTCAAGGGAACCTACACCCCGCTCTACTCCTACGTTCCAGAGGGACTCCCAGGAGCGACCCAGTCGCTCAAGGGACTCTACGGCGACGGTGAAGGTGGACCGGATGGGGCCCGCGCAGCCGAGCGCCTCAAGGCCGCAGGAGTCGAGACTCCCGTGACGCTCAACCTGCAGTACAACCCCGACCACTACGGTGCATCCAGCGCCGAGGAGTACGCGCTCATCAAGAGCCAGCTCGAAGAGGGTGGCCTGTTTAAGGTTGACCTGCAGGCAACAGAGTGGACGCAGTTCAACAAGGACCGCGTTCAGGACCTGTACCCGCTGCACCAGCTCGGATGGTTCCCTGACTACTCCGACGCCGACAACTACCTCACGCCCTTCTTCATCGACGGTGGCTTCCTCATGAACCACTACAGCAACGAAGAGGTCAACGAGCTCATCCGTTCGCAGCTTGCAACGGTTGACCGCGACGAGCGTATTGGCAAGATCGAGCAGATTCAGGACCTCGTGGCCGCTGACCTCTCAACCCTGCCAACCACGCAGGGTACCCAGGTTGCGGTTGCAGTGAAGGATGTGAAGGGTGTCGAAGACACGCTTGACGCATCGTTCAAGTTCCGCTTTGGCCCGCTGAGCAAGTAA
- a CDS encoding ABC transporter permease, which translates to MSQTETLSQPPAATGTPAAPAVKRKGGGLGRYILWRFLLIFPTIFILVTMVFILMRGIGDPISAALGGRLSPDQLAERVAAAGYDRPIFVQYFEYLGQIFTGNFGNTLTDNRPVTEVLLTYGGATLELAFYTLIVAFIVGIPLGMVAGYFRDRYPDALLRIFAILCYATPVFFAGLILKLIFGVWLKVLPVSGRASVGTELKMQLLDSKTGIYIIDAFQVGTPAAIGDVLSHAVLPGVTLGLLTAGVFLRLVRTNVIGTLGREYVDSARSRGVNEFRLVRKHAYKPALIPIITVMGLQIAMLLGGAVLTETTFEWRGLGFQLAQYLGARDFVAVQGIVALLAVIVALTNFIVDIIAALIDPRVRY; encoded by the coding sequence ATGTCTCAGACCGAAACCCTGTCGCAGCCGCCAGCTGCCACGGGAACCCCGGCAGCTCCTGCCGTTAAGCGCAAGGGAGGCGGGCTCGGTCGATACATTCTGTGGCGCTTCCTGCTGATCTTCCCGACTATCTTCATCCTTGTCACGATGGTATTCATCCTGATGCGCGGCATTGGTGACCCCATCTCTGCGGCTCTCGGAGGGCGTCTCAGCCCAGACCAGCTTGCTGAGCGAGTTGCTGCCGCAGGCTACGACCGGCCGATCTTCGTCCAGTACTTCGAGTACCTCGGCCAGATCTTCACCGGCAACTTTGGCAACACGCTCACGGATAACCGCCCCGTGACCGAGGTCTTGCTCACGTATGGTGGAGCAACACTCGAACTCGCGTTTTACACCCTGATCGTTGCGTTTATCGTTGGTATCCCGCTCGGCATGGTCGCCGGCTATTTCCGCGATCGCTACCCTGATGCCCTCCTGCGCATCTTTGCCATCCTGTGCTACGCGACTCCGGTCTTTTTTGCCGGTCTTATCCTGAAACTCATCTTTGGTGTTTGGCTTAAGGTGCTCCCCGTATCTGGGCGGGCATCGGTCGGCACTGAGCTCAAGATGCAGCTGCTCGACAGTAAAACGGGTATTTACATCATCGACGCATTCCAAGTGGGAACACCGGCCGCAATTGGCGATGTTCTCAGTCACGCCGTGCTGCCAGGAGTGACCCTCGGTTTGCTCACAGCGGGCGTGTTCCTTCGCCTGGTCCGCACTAACGTGATCGGCACGCTTGGCCGCGAATATGTTGATTCGGCTCGTTCGCGAGGCGTGAACGAATTTCGTCTTGTTCGGAAGCACGCCTATAAGCCAGCACTGATCCCAATCATTACCGTGATGGGACTTCAGATAGCCATGCTGCTCGGTGGCGCGGTGCTCACAGAAACCACGTTTGAATGGCGTGGCCTCGGCTTCCAGCTTGCCCAGTATTTGGGCGCCCGCGACTTCGTTGCCGTGCAGGGAATTGTTGCCCTGCTCGCCGTGATCGTGGCCCTCACCAACTTCATCGTCGACATCATTGCGGCGCTCATCGACCCAAGAGTGAGGTACTAA
- a CDS encoding ABC transporter permease translates to MALTVPTPAAARPSHERGWHKLPIIRELRSSVGLQRGMLIAGLILTAAFLLSALLAPVIAPYGFSQLKGPDGSFGSQQPPSADHIWGTTVGGYDVFSRVIWGSQTAFLVIIVAVVLSIFAGVILGLVSGYFGGWIDRVLVVVCDAVYAFPSLLLAIVMSIMISGGQSSLWGGIFAASISITVVFIPQYFRVVRAETVRIKTEAFVESAKVLGASSGRIIFKHVFRNATRTLPLVFTLNASEAILTLAGLGFLGFGIEPNSAAEWGYDLNKSLSDVTSGIWWTGIFPGLAIVLVVLGITLVGESLNDLADPRLRGRKRVKASSGAVAATSTGAAQSTADSSISASSISEKDANLTDDGLLGATDSVVDEGRKAEDSAGLPMLPDETDRSENS, encoded by the coding sequence ATGGCTCTCACCGTTCCAACTCCCGCGGCGGCACGACCGTCACACGAACGCGGCTGGCATAAGCTTCCCATCATCCGTGAGCTGCGTAGCAGCGTTGGCCTTCAGCGAGGCATGCTGATTGCCGGTCTCATCCTGACGGCGGCGTTTCTCCTTTCCGCGTTGCTTGCGCCCGTTATCGCACCATATGGCTTCAGCCAGCTCAAGGGGCCAGACGGCAGCTTCGGCTCGCAGCAGCCGCCATCCGCTGATCACATTTGGGGCACTACCGTCGGAGGATACGACGTCTTCTCTCGCGTGATCTGGGGCTCGCAGACCGCGTTCCTCGTGATCATTGTTGCCGTTGTGCTTTCGATCTTCGCCGGCGTGATTCTTGGCCTCGTGTCCGGTTACTTTGGCGGTTGGATCGACCGTGTACTCGTGGTCGTTTGCGACGCCGTGTATGCCTTCCCGTCACTGCTACTCGCGATCGTGATGTCCATCATGATCAGCGGAGGTCAGTCGAGCCTGTGGGGCGGTATTTTTGCGGCCTCCATCTCGATTACCGTTGTGTTCATTCCCCAGTACTTCCGAGTGGTTCGCGCCGAAACCGTGCGGATCAAGACGGAGGCTTTTGTTGAGTCTGCCAAGGTCCTCGGTGCGAGCAGCGGACGAATTATCTTCAAACACGTCTTCCGCAACGCGACCCGTACGCTGCCGCTGGTGTTCACGCTCAACGCATCCGAAGCCATCCTGACCCTTGCCGGCCTTGGATTCTTGGGCTTTGGTATCGAGCCAAACTCGGCGGCGGAGTGGGGCTACGACCTCAATAAGTCACTCTCGGATGTCACGAGCGGCATCTGGTGGACGGGCATTTTCCCCGGCCTCGCGATTGTGCTTGTGGTTCTTGGCATCACACTCGTTGGCGAGAGCCTCAACGACCTTGCTGACCCGCGCCTTCGCGGTCGCAAGCGGGTCAAGGCAAGCTCGGGAGCCGTTGCCGCGACGTCAACGGGCGCCGCACAGTCCACAGCTGATTCTTCGATCTCTGCTTCATCGATTTCTGAGAAGGACGCCAACCTCACCGATGACGGGCTCCTCGGGGCAACCGATTCGGTTGTTGACGAAGGACGCAAAGCCGAAGACTCGGCCGGGCTGCCAATGCTTCCCGACGAGACCGACCGTTCGGAGAACTCATAA